One segment of Streptomyces sp. NBC_00576 DNA contains the following:
- a CDS encoding RICIN domain-containing protein: MTSPHAEGLLLRIHRRRRRPVLAALLAATLAVLGLVATGRAQALSGDVRMHDPSVIKVGNCYYGFSTGFENDSLNPSGAITERRTCDATAATGWTKIGNVWGSTPSWITSKLGSTPPNIWAPDIKYFNGKYHLYYAGSLWGTSYAVMGLATATNIEGPWTDQGMVTDVNYPIDPNVDWGADGRLYISWGSWTGSGTYMHVLDESTGKLSTTDNNLWHIAVGIENPTIILNGGYYYLFGSKGLCCSGTNSTYYTVVGRSTAVTGPYLDQNGTDMASNGGTTVLTGAYPRVAAGGADAYDDGSSKFLAYHYYDGDNSGREALDIRQVTFANGWPVIGSPLGAANNHLLNRNSGKCADVWSASTADGASVNSGNCNSGSNQRWVPTAVGSNYRLVNVNSGKCLEIPGGSTADGATADQWTCDGGTHQLWRRTSVIGGYVTFTNVNSGKCLQVAGASTANGAALNQSTCTSGANQQWMVV, encoded by the coding sequence GTGACGAGCCCACATGCCGAAGGCCTCCTTCTCCGGATACACAGACGACGGCGCCGTCCCGTCCTCGCCGCTCTGCTGGCCGCCACCCTGGCCGTTCTCGGTCTGGTCGCGACCGGCCGGGCACAAGCGCTCAGCGGTGACGTCCGTATGCACGACCCGTCCGTCATCAAGGTGGGCAACTGCTACTACGGCTTCTCCACCGGGTTCGAGAACGACTCGCTCAATCCGAGCGGGGCCATCACCGAGCGCAGGACATGCGACGCCACGGCGGCTACCGGCTGGACCAAGATCGGCAACGTATGGGGGTCCACTCCGTCCTGGATCACCTCCAAGCTCGGTTCGACCCCGCCGAACATCTGGGCCCCCGACATCAAGTACTTCAACGGCAAATACCACCTGTACTACGCCGGTTCGCTCTGGGGCACCTCGTATGCGGTCATGGGCCTCGCCACCGCCACCAACATCGAAGGCCCCTGGACCGACCAGGGCATGGTCACCGACGTCAACTACCCCATCGACCCCAACGTCGACTGGGGAGCCGACGGCCGGCTGTACATCTCCTGGGGCTCCTGGACCGGCTCCGGCACCTACATGCACGTCCTGGACGAGTCCACCGGCAAGCTGTCCACCACCGACAACAACCTCTGGCACATCGCCGTCGGCATCGAGAATCCCACGATCATCCTCAACGGCGGCTACTACTACCTGTTCGGCTCGAAGGGCCTGTGCTGCAGCGGAACCAACAGCACCTACTACACGGTGGTCGGACGGTCCACCGCCGTCACCGGCCCCTATCTCGACCAGAACGGCACGGACATGGCTTCCAACGGCGGAACCACCGTCCTCACCGGCGCCTATCCCCGGGTGGCCGCCGGCGGTGCCGACGCCTACGACGACGGCTCGTCCAAGTTCCTCGCCTACCACTACTACGACGGCGACAACTCCGGGCGGGAGGCCCTCGACATCCGTCAGGTGACCTTCGCGAACGGCTGGCCGGTCATCGGCAGTCCGCTCGGCGCCGCGAACAACCACCTGCTGAACCGCAACAGCGGCAAGTGCGCGGACGTCTGGTCCGCGAGTACGGCTGACGGGGCATCGGTGAACTCCGGCAACTGCAACTCCGGGTCCAACCAGCGGTGGGTGCCCACCGCTGTCGGCTCCAACTACAGACTCGTCAACGTCAACAGCGGAAAGTGCCTCGAAATCCCCGGCGGCTCCACTGCCGACGGCGCGACTGCCGACCAGTGGACCTGCGACGGCGGAACGCATCAGCTCTGGCGCCGGACGTCGGTGATCGGCGGTTACGTCACTTTCACCAACGTCAACAGCGGCAAGTGCCTCCAGGTCGCCGGGGCGTCGACCGCCAACGGCGCGGCCCTGAACCAGTCGACCTGCACCTCCGGCGCGAACCAGCAGTGGATGGTCGTCTGA
- a CDS encoding carbohydrate ABC transporter permease, translating into MRKSTRTWLGALSVAVSIVVFVVPFAFIVLTAVKDPQQASQLDFSWPRHFQLVDNFVQVLEARDYILVIAFVNSMILTVVSVTAMVVLGAMVAFVLQRRITRWTGLINFLVLSGLIIPPAVVPTIWVLQKAGLFGTLPGLILVEIAFGLSFSILLFRAFIATIPRELDEAAIIDGASPLRLFFRVVLPMLRSVVVTVIVVQSVAVFNDFTNPLYFLPGEQNATVQLTLFNFQSQYSTSYNLLFMDILLITVPPLIMFLFFNRQIVAGMTAGAVKG; encoded by the coding sequence ATGAGGAAGTCCACCCGCACCTGGCTCGGCGCCCTGTCGGTCGCCGTCAGCATCGTCGTCTTCGTCGTCCCGTTCGCGTTCATCGTGCTCACGGCCGTCAAGGATCCGCAGCAGGCCTCCCAGCTCGACTTCTCCTGGCCACGCCACTTCCAACTGGTCGACAACTTCGTCCAGGTACTCGAAGCGCGGGACTACATCCTCGTCATCGCGTTCGTCAACAGCATGATCCTGACCGTCGTCAGCGTGACGGCGATGGTCGTCCTCGGCGCGATGGTCGCCTTCGTGCTGCAGCGCCGCATCACCCGCTGGACGGGCCTGATCAACTTTCTGGTCCTGTCCGGGCTGATCATCCCGCCGGCGGTCGTACCGACCATCTGGGTCCTGCAGAAGGCGGGCCTGTTCGGCACGCTCCCCGGACTGATCCTCGTGGAGATCGCCTTCGGACTGTCCTTCTCCATCCTGCTGTTCCGCGCATTCATCGCCACCATCCCGCGCGAACTCGACGAGGCCGCGATCATCGACGGCGCCTCCCCGCTGCGGCTCTTCTTCCGGGTTGTCCTCCCGATGCTCCGCTCGGTCGTCGTCACCGTGATCGTCGTCCAGTCGGTCGCCGTCTTCAACGACTTCACCAACCCGCTGTACTTCCTGCCGGGCGAGCAGAACGCCACCGTCCAGCTGACGCTGTTCAACTTCCAGAGCCAGTACAGCACCAGCTACAACCTGCTCTTCATGGACATCCTCCTCATCACCGTGCCGCCGTTGATCATGTTCCTGTTCTTCAACCGGCAGATCGTGGCGGGCATGACCGCGGGTGCGGTCAAGGGCTGA
- a CDS encoding carbohydrate ABC transporter permease, with protein MTTVVPTGPPTAEQPKAASRARRSPGTHSSYPTWFYLPAAAVYGALFLVPTLASFYFSLTRWTIFKSTFIGLDNYTEFFQEPALVKGFVNTFLYAMVTSGLKVVIGLLLGILLTSQIRARGYLRSVVFFPVLVSTVGVGITFTAFMDPSTGAINRALSAIGVDGPGWLTDPSLALFSVAFVDVWKGVGLATVIYIAGIVSIPDEYYEAAKLDGAGAWQLLRNVVLPLSWPATSTVIILSLIGGLRSFDLIWAMTRGGPGFSSDVVASVIYKQYQAGFYGLSTAGNVILFLVVTAIIVPLSRFLARKEVQR; from the coding sequence ATGACCACAGTTGTACCGACCGGGCCACCGACGGCCGAGCAGCCGAAAGCGGCGAGCAGGGCGCGCCGGTCCCCCGGAACGCACAGTTCCTACCCCACCTGGTTCTACCTGCCCGCGGCTGCCGTCTACGGGGCCCTGTTCCTGGTCCCCACCCTCGCGTCGTTCTACTTCAGTCTGACCAGGTGGACGATCTTCAAGTCGACCTTCATCGGCCTGGACAACTACACCGAGTTCTTCCAGGAACCGGCCCTCGTCAAGGGCTTCGTCAACACGTTCCTGTACGCGATGGTCACCTCGGGACTCAAGGTCGTCATCGGCCTCCTCCTCGGGATCCTGCTGACCAGCCAGATCCGCGCCCGGGGCTATCTGCGCTCGGTGGTGTTCTTCCCCGTGCTGGTCAGCACCGTGGGCGTCGGCATCACCTTCACCGCGTTCATGGACCCCTCCACCGGAGCGATCAACAGGGCCCTCTCGGCGATCGGCGTCGACGGTCCCGGATGGCTGACGGATCCCTCGCTCGCGCTGTTCTCGGTGGCATTCGTCGACGTGTGGAAGGGCGTCGGCCTGGCGACCGTCATCTACATCGCCGGCATCGTGTCCATCCCGGACGAGTACTACGAGGCGGCGAAGCTGGACGGCGCGGGTGCGTGGCAGTTGCTGCGCAACGTCGTCCTGCCGCTGAGCTGGCCGGCCACCTCGACAGTCATCATCCTGTCGCTCATCGGCGGCCTGCGTTCCTTCGACCTCATCTGGGCGATGACACGCGGCGGACCGGGCTTCAGTTCCGACGTGGTCGCCTCCGTCATCTACAAGCAGTACCAGGCGGGCTTCTACGGCCTGTCGACCGCCGGGAACGTCATCCTCTTCCTGGTCGTGACGGCGATCATCGTCCCGCTGTCCCGCTTCCTGGCCCGCAAGGAGGTGCAGCGATGA
- a CDS encoding ABC transporter substrate-binding protein codes for MRSSTLAKRRAVVAAAAVLPLVLSACSAGSLGSADEDGAATSIKLLVDNAPDNLQSAEQLAKAFEAKNPKIKVSVETRPGGTEGDNLIKTRLQTDSMDDLFVYNVGSLFQQIDPTKTLTPITQDPYVKNLDESFLPQVTVGGQTYGVPLGSALGGGVLYNKKVYDRLGLTVPKTWADFIANSKKIKAAGIAPVIQTYQDTWTSQLLVLGDFHNVAAAQPDFVKDYTANKAKYATDPNAFKGFQHLQEIHDLKLQNSDYASATLVKGLQMLATGKGAQYPMLSTVISGIKTSNPDQLNDIGFFALPGDDAATNGLTAWFPNALYVPKTTTGDKLAAVKKLLAFAASPAGCTAQAKASTPTGPYLVKGCTLPTDVPTITKDVAAYFTGGVQSPALEFLSPVKGPSLDQIGVQVGSGITSAKTGATQYDNDTKKQAQQLGLPGW; via the coding sequence ATGAGGTCAAGCACTCTCGCCAAGAGAAGGGCCGTGGTGGCCGCGGCCGCCGTGCTGCCGCTGGTGCTCAGCGCCTGCAGCGCCGGTTCTCTCGGCTCGGCCGACGAGGACGGGGCCGCGACGTCGATCAAGCTGCTCGTCGACAACGCACCCGACAACCTCCAGTCCGCCGAGCAGCTGGCCAAGGCCTTCGAGGCGAAGAACCCGAAGATCAAGGTGAGCGTGGAGACGCGTCCCGGCGGGACAGAGGGCGACAACCTCATCAAGACGCGGCTGCAGACGGACAGCATGGACGACCTCTTCGTCTACAACGTGGGGTCCCTGTTCCAGCAGATCGACCCGACCAAGACGCTCACGCCGATCACCCAGGACCCGTATGTCAAGAACCTCGACGAGTCCTTCCTCCCGCAGGTCACGGTCGGTGGTCAGACCTACGGCGTCCCGTTGGGCTCGGCTCTCGGCGGCGGTGTCCTCTACAACAAGAAGGTCTACGACCGGCTCGGCCTGACGGTGCCCAAAACCTGGGCGGACTTCATCGCCAACAGCAAGAAGATCAAGGCCGCCGGAATCGCCCCGGTCATCCAGACCTACCAGGACACCTGGACCTCCCAGCTGCTGGTCCTGGGTGACTTCCACAACGTGGCGGCGGCACAGCCGGACTTCGTCAAGGACTACACCGCCAACAAGGCGAAGTACGCCACCGATCCCAACGCGTTCAAGGGCTTCCAGCACCTCCAGGAGATCCACGACCTGAAGCTGCAGAACTCCGACTACGCGTCGGCCACCCTCGTCAAGGGCCTGCAGATGCTGGCCACCGGCAAGGGCGCCCAGTACCCGATGCTCTCCACCGTCATCAGCGGGATCAAGACGAGCAACCCGGACCAGCTCAACGACATCGGCTTCTTCGCACTGCCGGGTGACGACGCCGCCACGAACGGCCTCACGGCGTGGTTCCCCAACGCCCTGTACGTCCCGAAGACGACCACGGGAGACAAGCTCGCCGCGGTCAAGAAGCTCCTCGCGTTCGCCGCGAGCCCGGCCGGCTGCACGGCCCAGGCCAAGGCGTCGACCCCGACCGGGCCGTACCTGGTCAAGGGCTGCACCCTGCCGACGGACGTGCCGACGATCACCAAGGACGTCGCCGCCTACTTCACGGGCGGCGTCCAGAGCCCGGCGCTGGAGTTCCTGTCGCCGGTGAAGGGGCCCAGCCTCGACCAGATCGGCGTCCAGGTCGGCTCCGGCATCACCAGTGCGAAGACGGGCGCGACCCAGTACGACAACGACACGAAGAAGCAGGCGCAGCAGCTCGGTCTGCCGGGCTGGTAG
- a CDS encoding LacI family DNA-binding transcriptional regulator yields the protein MRSTGGSKRVTIADVARSAGVSTSAVSKVLTNAYGVSPAMRERVQTAIAELGYRPHAAARGMRGRTYTIGVLLASIRNAFYADLLEGVDATLRNTEYAVFIGSSGSAEMDDQTKLIHAMVDRQMDGLILVAPAVARAEVVRIAADVPTVVIGHHDPSPAYDCVVNQDGLGVDLVVDHLVGLGHRDIAHLSHPTVRGTQWVQRPEHHVRAAYGEAMARHGLADLARVVNSGYSDEGGYRGAMELLTSQRPPTAIFAGADVAATGVFRAAAELGLRIPEDLSLTGYNNTSVAALVPVSLTSVDQAGAMMGETAARLLVERIEKSRDRAVVLASTPHLVVRGSTAPPAHL from the coding sequence ATGCGATCAACGGGCGGCTCGAAGAGGGTAACCATCGCCGACGTCGCACGCAGCGCAGGTGTGTCGACCTCCGCCGTGTCGAAAGTGCTGACCAACGCCTACGGAGTGAGCCCCGCGATGCGCGAGCGGGTACAGACGGCCATAGCCGAGCTGGGCTATCGGCCGCATGCCGCCGCCCGCGGCATGCGGGGCCGCACCTACACGATCGGCGTTCTCCTCGCGAGCATCCGCAACGCCTTCTACGCCGACCTCCTGGAGGGGGTCGACGCGACACTGCGGAACACCGAGTACGCGGTGTTCATCGGCTCCAGCGGCTCCGCCGAGATGGACGACCAGACGAAGCTGATCCACGCCATGGTCGACCGGCAGATGGACGGCCTGATCCTGGTCGCCCCCGCCGTCGCGCGTGCGGAGGTGGTGCGCATCGCGGCCGATGTGCCGACAGTGGTGATCGGCCACCACGACCCCTCACCGGCGTACGACTGCGTGGTCAACCAGGACGGTCTCGGTGTCGATCTCGTCGTGGACCACCTGGTCGGCCTGGGGCACCGCGACATCGCCCACCTGTCGCATCCGACGGTGCGCGGCACCCAGTGGGTGCAGCGGCCGGAACACCATGTCAGGGCCGCCTACGGCGAGGCGATGGCCCGGCACGGTCTGGCCGACCTGGCCCGCGTCGTGAACTCGGGGTATTCGGACGAGGGCGGCTACCGCGGTGCCATGGAACTGCTCACGTCGCAGCGGCCGCCGACCGCGATATTCGCGGGCGCGGACGTCGCCGCGACCGGCGTCTTCCGGGCCGCCGCCGAACTCGGCCTGCGCATTCCCGAGGACCTCTCGCTCACCGGATACAACAACACCTCCGTGGCCGCCCTCGTTCCGGTGAGCCTGACCAGCGTGGACCAGGCGGGCGCCATGATGGGCGAAACGGCGGCCCGGCTCCTGGTGGAGCGGATCGAGAAGAGCCGTGACCGTGCCGTCGTCCTGGCGTCGACACCGCACCTCGTGGTGCGCGGCAGCACAGCGCCGCCGGCACATCTGTGA
- a CDS encoding family 78 glycoside hydrolase catalytic domain translates to MTLEHPEPSTTVVAIRFEHRDDPLGVGTSAPRLSWQVRTDDSAWRQTAYEVELDGATAVQIHSAEQVLVPWPFQPLPSRTLATVRIRVASEDGGWSDWSAPATVETGLLHPHDWSARFISPRDHGALDSPAPELLRTVVLRPGIVSARLYATAHGVYTASLNGTRVGDEVLAPGWTSYRHRLRYQTHDVTALLTEGENTLSVLLGNGWYRGHLGWWGARARYGDRLALLAQLEVRHADGSVEVFGTDEEWRARDTGVVADDLYKGQRTDLRFTPGEADGPVDVLPDDEADLSRLVAAEGPPVRATEVLPALKVWQSPSGRTLVDFGQNIVGWVRLRLRDTTAGTEVVVRHAEVLENEELCTRPLRAADATDTYLLADAEETVLEPSLTFHGFRYAEVSGIPSLEAEDLQALVVTSDLRRTGWFSCSDPDLEQFHENVVRGTRGNFLDVPTDCPQRDERLGWTGDIQVFSPTASFLFDAAGFLSSWLADLAADQHSDGAVPWVVPDILDDAAPTAAAWGDAAPVVPWVLYERYADRGILQRQFTSARAWVDKAASLTTDGVWAGGFQFGDWLDPAAPPGDPFAARTPPDVVATACLARCADVVARTAEVLGRSEETARYSALAARTRAAFARAFVTPAGRILGDSPTAYAMALQWDLLASPQHRAAAGDRLADLVRTNGFRIATGFVGTPLMTDALTTSGHPDLAHRLLLEKGCPSWLYPVTMGATTVWERWDSMLPDGTVNPGQMTSFNHYALGAVADWIHRTVAGLAPAAPGYREIRVRPLPDGALTHAAAVHLTPYGEASVRWRREDGLFHLKVVVPAGARATVHLPGSAQPPVTVAHGTHTWTTDDVCPAPKPSEVVTVRDLMDDPRLWERTAGVLIRHGLGGDSAQVARRLAPFLDLPVGRLPGLLNRVLFEDGGADAAAALETLLNSTAN, encoded by the coding sequence ATGACCCTGGAGCATCCGGAGCCCAGCACCACCGTTGTAGCGATCCGCTTCGAACACCGGGACGACCCGCTCGGTGTGGGCACCTCGGCACCACGCCTCTCCTGGCAGGTGCGCACGGACGACTCCGCGTGGCGTCAGACGGCGTACGAGGTGGAACTGGACGGCGCCACCGCCGTACAGATCCATTCGGCCGAACAGGTCCTCGTACCGTGGCCGTTCCAGCCCCTGCCTTCCCGCACCCTGGCGACGGTTCGGATACGAGTGGCCTCCGAAGACGGCGGCTGGAGCGACTGGAGTGCGCCCGCAACCGTGGAGACGGGACTGCTGCATCCGCACGACTGGAGCGCCCGCTTCATCAGTCCTCGCGACCACGGCGCCCTGGACTCGCCCGCCCCGGAGCTCCTCCGCACGGTCGTCCTGCGCCCCGGGATCGTGAGTGCACGGCTGTACGCCACCGCTCACGGCGTCTACACCGCCTCACTGAACGGCACCCGCGTCGGCGACGAGGTCCTCGCGCCCGGCTGGACCAGCTACCGTCACCGGCTGCGCTATCAGACCCACGACGTCACCGCGCTGCTGACAGAGGGCGAGAACACCCTCTCGGTCCTGCTCGGCAACGGCTGGTACCGGGGCCATCTCGGCTGGTGGGGCGCCCGCGCCCGGTACGGCGACCGGCTCGCTCTGCTCGCCCAACTGGAAGTCCGTCACGCCGACGGGTCGGTGGAGGTGTTCGGCACCGACGAGGAGTGGCGCGCGCGTGACACCGGGGTCGTGGCCGACGACCTCTACAAGGGCCAGCGCACCGATCTGCGGTTCACGCCGGGCGAGGCCGACGGCCCGGTGGACGTGCTGCCTGACGACGAGGCGGACCTGTCCCGGCTCGTGGCTGCGGAAGGCCCGCCCGTACGCGCCACCGAGGTGCTGCCGGCCCTGAAGGTCTGGCAGTCGCCGTCCGGCCGTACCCTCGTCGACTTCGGGCAGAACATCGTCGGCTGGGTCCGGCTGCGCCTGCGCGACACCACGGCCGGCACGGAGGTCGTCGTCCGGCACGCGGAGGTCCTGGAGAACGAGGAGCTGTGCACCCGGCCCCTGCGCGCGGCCGACGCCACCGACACCTACCTCCTGGCCGACGCCGAGGAGACGGTCCTCGAACCCTCTCTCACCTTCCACGGTTTCCGGTATGCGGAGGTCTCCGGCATACCGAGCCTGGAAGCGGAGGACCTGCAGGCCTTGGTGGTGACGAGCGACCTGCGCCGTACGGGCTGGTTCTCCTGCTCGGACCCGGACCTGGAGCAGTTCCACGAGAACGTCGTCCGGGGCACACGCGGCAACTTCCTGGACGTACCGACGGACTGCCCGCAGCGCGACGAGCGGCTCGGGTGGACCGGCGACATCCAGGTCTTCTCCCCTACCGCCTCTTTCCTCTTCGACGCGGCGGGCTTCCTGTCCTCGTGGCTCGCCGACCTCGCCGCGGACCAGCACTCCGACGGCGCGGTGCCCTGGGTGGTCCCCGACATCCTGGACGACGCGGCCCCGACTGCGGCGGCCTGGGGCGACGCCGCCCCGGTGGTGCCCTGGGTGCTGTACGAGCGCTACGCCGACCGCGGCATCCTGCAGCGGCAGTTCACCAGCGCCCGCGCATGGGTCGACAAGGCCGCCTCGCTCACCACCGACGGCGTGTGGGCGGGCGGCTTCCAGTTCGGCGACTGGCTCGACCCGGCCGCCCCGCCCGGCGACCCGTTCGCCGCCCGTACGCCGCCGGATGTCGTCGCCACCGCCTGTCTGGCCCGGTGCGCCGACGTCGTAGCCCGCACCGCGGAGGTACTGGGCCGTTCCGAGGAGACCGCACGGTACTCCGCGCTCGCCGCCCGGACCCGGGCGGCGTTCGCCCGCGCGTTCGTCACCCCGGCGGGCCGGATTCTGGGCGACTCGCCGACCGCGTACGCCATGGCCCTGCAATGGGACCTGCTGGCCTCACCGCAGCATCGTGCGGCAGCCGGAGACAGGCTCGCCGACCTCGTCCGCACCAACGGCTTCCGCATCGCCACCGGGTTCGTCGGCACCCCGCTGATGACCGACGCCCTCACCACCTCCGGCCACCCGGACCTCGCCCACCGGCTGCTGCTGGAGAAGGGCTGCCCCTCCTGGCTGTATCCCGTGACGATGGGTGCCACCACCGTCTGGGAACGCTGGGACAGCATGCTGCCCGACGGCACGGTCAACCCCGGCCAGATGACCTCCTTCAACCACTACGCGCTCGGAGCCGTCGCCGACTGGATCCACCGCACCGTCGCGGGACTGGCCCCGGCCGCACCCGGCTACCGCGAGATCCGCGTGCGCCCGCTGCCGGACGGGGCGCTGACCCACGCCGCCGCCGTGCACCTCACTCCGTACGGCGAGGCGTCAGTGCGCTGGCGGCGCGAGGACGGGCTCTTCCACCTCAAGGTCGTCGTGCCCGCGGGAGCGCGCGCCACTGTCCATCTGCCCGGTTCCGCACAGCCCCCGGTGACCGTGGCCCATGGCACGCACACCTGGACCACCGACGACGTCTGCCCCGCCCCGAAACCGTCCGAGGTGGTCACTGTCCGGGACCTGATGGACGACCCCCGGCTCTGGGAGCGCACGGCCGGCGTCCTGATCCGGCACGGCCTCGGCGGCGACTCGGCGCAAGTGGCCCGGCGGCTGGCGCCCTTCCTGGACCTGCCCGTCGGCCGACTGCCCGGGCTGCTGAACAGGGTCCTCTTCGAAGACGGCGGCGCCGACGCGGCCGCCGCTCTGGAGACCCTGCTGAACAGCACGGCCAACTGA